A region from the Treponema pallidum subsp. pallidum str. Nichols genome encodes:
- a CDS encoding TIGR03545 family protein — MACASVLALLGLVYLIRNVIARRVVIGGSEAVFGARCEAAVVDLDLFNARFRLKNYAVANKHHPMWNLFEIESIDIHFDLLELSRGKFVSHTMVVEGVTWNTPRKTSGALPPRRAKRQRVRSSNPLIAKIQEKAAELAAPVSFGAGFSALKAQVDPRILLEREVKALKTPTLVQHVGAQAPKLAERWTQRVFDAHARAEKTVAAIRAVTELDFHALKDVSAIKQGIETLDRARRSTEEALATARTISHELQQDVHSTLGLAREFAAAVKADGARIARAAAAIRDIQADGGKKFISGLCTVFLARSFSHYYPYVAQMLDYVRGSQRTPSDGSPSAEAEKTAQSLTTRKRLAGSNFLFERNVPSVLLRNIGVSAADPQARFSVAARVRNASNDAHGFGEPISFLLDVAAGAQDASLRGVVDLRRAHPDLVDVSCTARGIPLAVPAPAEGFPELSGVLGLHTQVFVRKDHSVELKMGARISDSVLRAAPFEPRVLFDVYADVLRQIRQIAFEATVRVSAEGALSISVESDADGAFVRALSRAFAQQVDALRRAVIAEGERFLAQQRRVYAQEIAQVTQLVSRAEDAIAQLGVSSRVIQQKRAEAERLLEAAARKALGEVTKRAADELQNKARDAFRSFF; from the coding sequence ATGGCTTGTGCGAGCGTCCTCGCGCTTCTCGGGCTCGTGTACTTGATCCGAAATGTCATTGCTCGGCGTGTCGTTATCGGTGGTTCTGAGGCCGTCTTTGGTGCGCGGTGCGAAGCGGCAGTGGTAGATCTTGATCTATTCAACGCGCGCTTCCGCCTGAAGAACTATGCGGTGGCAAACAAGCATCATCCCATGTGGAATCTGTTTGAAATCGAAAGTATCGATATCCACTTTGACCTCCTGGAGCTTTCGCGGGGTAAGTTCGTCTCACACACGATGGTTGTAGAGGGCGTGACGTGGAACACGCCGCGCAAAACGTCTGGTGCTTTGCCCCCGCGCCGCGCAAAACGTCAACGTGTGCGCAGTAGTAACCCGCTTATTGCAAAAATACAGGAAAAAGCGGCGGAGCTGGCCGCCCCCGTGTCTTTTGGCGCAGGGTTTTCTGCGCTCAAAGCGCAAGTGGACCCGCGCATTCTCCTTGAACGCGAGGTGAAGGCGTTAAAAACTCCCACCCTCGTACAGCACGTGGGTGCGCAGGCGCCCAAACTTGCAGAGCGCTGGACGCAGCGTGTGTTTGACGCACACGCCCGTGCGGAAAAAACGGTGGCGGCGATCCGTGCGGTGACTGAGCTTGACTTTCACGCTTTAAAAGACGTGTCGGCAATAAAACAAGGTATCGAGACGCTCGATAGAGCGCGCCGATCCACTGAGGAAGCCCTCGCTACTGCGCGCACTATCTCCCACGAATTGCAGCAGGATGTGCATTCGACATTGGGTCTTGCGCGCGAGTTCGCCGCGGCGGTAAAGGCAGACGGTGCGCGCATCGCCCGTGCCGCGGCGGCTATCCGTGATATCCAGGCAGATGGAGGAAAGAAATTTATCTCTGGTCTTTGCACCGTCTTTTTGGCACGGAGCTTTAGCCATTATTACCCCTATGTGGCGCAGATGCTTGATTATGTCCGGGGGTCGCAGCGAACACCGTCTGATGGATCGCCGTCTGCGGAGGCAGAAAAGACAGCTCAGAGCCTTACGACGCGCAAGCGCCTTGCAGGGAGTAATTTTTTGTTTGAGCGCAACGTCCCTTCCGTGCTGCTGAGAAACATTGGGGTGTCTGCCGCAGATCCGCAGGCAAGATTTTCTGTTGCAGCCCGTGTGCGCAATGCGTCAAACGACGCGCACGGGTTTGGCGAACCGATTTCGTTCCTCCTGGACGTGGCTGCAGGCGCACAGGACGCCTCGCTGCGCGGCGTGGTGGATCTGCGCCGGGCGCATCCGGACTTAGTAGACGTCTCGTGCACTGCGCGGGGTATTCCGCTCGCTGTCCCGGCACCTGCAGAAGGATTCCCTGAGCTTTCTGGCGTGCTTGGACTGCATACGCAGGTGTTTGTGCGCAAAGATCACTCGGTGGAACTCAAGATGGGGGCACGTATTTCAGACAGCGTATTGCGCGCTGCGCCTTTTGAGCCGCGCGTGCTGTTTGACGTGTACGCGGATGTGTTGCGCCAGATACGGCAGATTGCATTTGAAGCTACGGTGCGCGTCTCTGCAGAGGGTGCGTTGAGTATTTCGGTAGAGAGTGACGCAGATGGCGCGTTTGTGCGCGCTCTTTCCCGTGCGTTTGCGCAGCAGGTGGACGCATTGCGCCGCGCGGTCATTGCAGAAGGGGAGCGATTTCTTGCTCAGCAACGCCGCGTGTACGCACAGGAAATTGCGCAGGTAACGCAGCTCGTTTCCCGTGCGGAGGACGCAATTGCCCAGCTGGGGGTGTCTTCTCGCGTGATACAGCAGAAACGGGCTGAGGCGGAGCGCCTTCTGGAAGCTGCAGCGCGCAAGGCACTGGGGGAGGTGACTAAGCGTGCCGCAGACGAGCTGCAGAACAAGGCGCGAGATGCATTCCGCTCCTTTTTCTAG
- a CDS encoding fibronectin type III domain-containing protein, with protein MSIISRVCIPCAVLLFAQLHAKELVHVSQLKEQEARISWQEVPGAVSYRVLIRNAHGRIVTNAVATTRSYSFSRLRPGSYQYQIIAYDVLHRASASAWTSLSIEKVHKPKTGGITPSTIEHVVGGEAYTVVLDRSWTYEKGWTIALFPDDKADEAGAYVKPLSVSKNKEGNWMVAIPNAALKTGSYTLRAITPRNIYAEVRGILHVVLWRRPIFFYYDLSVGYAPVYRPQDHAATINGVSDFFKICSPIGFVGTFEMCFFKRNSSTISAGFNAQMHSDSKQVDVKLDGNFAYLYELYPRIEVGGMLGLGYSLPFGQRKEDDSMYSYVTGTMKYFFTNSIYLRVQQQHMLTVKPSFTGVSLQQTPSLSFGYRFHN; from the coding sequence ATGAGTATCATTAGCCGCGTGTGTATACCGTGTGCGGTGCTGCTGTTTGCGCAACTGCACGCGAAGGAACTCGTCCACGTATCTCAGTTAAAAGAACAGGAAGCGCGTATCAGCTGGCAGGAAGTGCCGGGGGCGGTGAGCTACCGAGTGCTTATTCGCAATGCCCACGGCAGAATAGTGACGAACGCGGTTGCCACAACGCGCAGTTATAGTTTTTCCCGACTCAGACCGGGGTCGTACCAATACCAGATTATTGCTTACGACGTGTTGCATCGCGCGTCTGCAAGCGCGTGGACCAGCTTATCCATTGAAAAAGTACACAAACCAAAAACAGGAGGGATTACGCCGAGCACCATAGAGCACGTAGTTGGCGGAGAGGCATACACCGTGGTGCTCGACCGCTCGTGGACGTATGAAAAGGGCTGGACCATTGCGCTGTTCCCCGATGATAAGGCGGATGAGGCTGGAGCGTATGTAAAACCCCTTTCGGTTTCAAAAAACAAAGAGGGAAACTGGATGGTTGCCATTCCCAACGCGGCGCTCAAAACCGGGTCGTACACGCTGCGCGCAATAACGCCGCGGAATATTTACGCAGAGGTGCGGGGGATACTGCATGTAGTGCTCTGGCGCAGGCCCATCTTTTTCTATTATGACCTGAGCGTGGGATACGCGCCGGTGTATCGGCCGCAGGACCACGCCGCGACAATCAACGGTGTTTCTGACTTTTTCAAAATCTGTTCTCCTATCGGGTTTGTCGGCACGTTTGAGATGTGCTTTTTTAAGCGCAACAGCAGCACCATCAGCGCTGGCTTTAACGCGCAAATGCACTCCGATTCAAAACAAGTGGACGTGAAGCTCGATGGAAACTTTGCGTATCTATACGAACTTTACCCGCGCATCGAGGTAGGCGGCATGCTTGGGTTGGGGTACTCGCTGCCATTCGGACAGCGCAAGGAAGACGACAGCATGTACTCCTACGTGACAGGAACGATGAAGTATTTTTTTACTAATAGCATTTACCTGCGCGTTCAACAGCAGCACATGTTGACCGTAAAGCCGAGTTTCACAGGAGTGAGCCTGCAGCAAACGCCTAGCCTCTCGTTCGGCTATCGCTTTCATAACTGA
- a CDS encoding FecR family protein has translation MTDRRRSMSCVHFFPLKSRGFLPTLTSKKRSVKLSKQDATVTVVILLLILLLGWGYSRALRLSQGKGNPIGRVFFYKKTATRKKNNQALWLKLKDGVPVYHRDVLRTTTGSEAVIVFTDNSRLDIAENTMVRISHTGMKKKDVRLVTGAIRYARAAGNPAAHTVHVGKTTISLSGDGQVNVRGGERDSTVEIARGEALLHDAQGQTLPLQTFTQLATSREDGTVRILHPTFVPLLPDQDALLLTAEHTRSVGFVWLGDATTVQPSVRLQISRYADFSVIETERKLTLPHEANASRTTFKTSERLGEGRWFWRLVPQNGTASAPRSFSVRRARKVMLHTPRAQAVLSYRDAIPPTLFSWTSVEDVEQYRLLLSSRADFSADVKTFSLRTPEISVPGLGEGTYFWKVVPRFDEGIEDPVFASEVGTFSIKQGKELHAPVALFPAEDEVLEHADRENRMVIFTCEPIPEARRYVWTVKNMDANASPLVTTTSVPFLTVPMRSLRARLQEGTYQWQVAWETRRSDRSPYSALRAFTVIEGMHAWEEEPETRDLIALRAPSFVLRDMPALITEKYLLQHRALRCKWTAVHNAQRYTVTLKNKKTDAVLQTATTTGVEFSFTNLAHLEEGSFHWVIQAHTEQEGYEPASAQVVRAFTIRVSELERPRAKEIVHYEYH, from the coding sequence ATGACGGACCGCAGACGCTCGATGAGCTGCGTGCACTTCTTTCCATTGAAAAGCCGGGGCTTTCTGCCGACCCTGACTTCGAAGAAAAGAAGTGTGAAGTTATCTAAGCAGGATGCCACGGTTACGGTCGTTATTCTCCTCCTTATCCTGCTTCTCGGCTGGGGCTACTCCCGCGCGCTCCGTCTGTCCCAGGGGAAGGGAAATCCAATCGGACGGGTTTTTTTTTATAAAAAAACCGCAACCCGCAAAAAAAACAACCAAGCCTTATGGCTCAAACTCAAAGACGGGGTGCCCGTCTACCATCGGGACGTGCTGCGCACCACCACCGGTTCTGAAGCTGTCATTGTGTTCACTGATAACAGCAGGCTCGACATTGCAGAAAATACCATGGTGCGCATCAGTCACACAGGAATGAAAAAGAAGGATGTACGTTTGGTCACAGGAGCGATACGCTACGCACGCGCCGCTGGGAATCCAGCAGCGCATACCGTACATGTAGGAAAGACAACCATCTCGCTTTCTGGAGACGGTCAGGTGAATGTGCGCGGAGGCGAACGCGATTCAACTGTCGAGATAGCACGCGGTGAGGCACTCCTTCACGATGCGCAGGGACAGACACTTCCCCTTCAGACGTTCACCCAACTTGCTACTTCCCGGGAGGATGGCACTGTGCGCATTCTGCACCCCACCTTTGTCCCTCTCCTACCCGACCAAGATGCACTTCTCCTGACTGCCGAGCACACCAGATCTGTGGGCTTTGTCTGGCTCGGCGATGCCACGACGGTACAGCCGAGCGTCCGTCTCCAAATTAGCCGATACGCGGACTTCTCGGTTATTGAAACGGAAAGAAAACTTACCCTTCCGCATGAGGCAAACGCCTCGAGGACAACATTCAAAACCAGCGAACGACTCGGGGAAGGACGCTGGTTTTGGCGCCTGGTCCCGCAGAACGGCACGGCGTCAGCGCCCCGTTCCTTTTCTGTGCGTCGCGCGCGTAAGGTGATGCTGCACACGCCGCGTGCTCAGGCAGTACTCTCCTATCGGGATGCGATTCCTCCTACCCTTTTTTCCTGGACGTCTGTAGAAGACGTGGAACAGTACCGGCTACTGCTTTCTTCCCGGGCCGACTTTAGCGCGGATGTGAAGACATTCTCTTTGCGTACGCCGGAGATCTCGGTACCCGGGCTCGGCGAGGGAACGTATTTCTGGAAGGTAGTACCTCGCTTTGATGAGGGAATAGAAGACCCAGTCTTTGCTTCTGAGGTAGGAACCTTCTCCATCAAACAGGGAAAGGAGCTGCATGCGCCCGTTGCGCTCTTTCCCGCCGAGGACGAGGTGCTCGAACACGCGGATCGGGAAAATCGCATGGTAATCTTTACCTGCGAGCCAATACCAGAAGCACGGCGCTATGTCTGGACGGTTAAAAACATGGATGCAAACGCGTCCCCGCTTGTGACTACCACGTCGGTACCCTTTCTTACCGTTCCCATGCGGAGCCTGCGTGCACGATTGCAGGAAGGAACATATCAGTGGCAGGTAGCGTGGGAAACGCGTCGGAGCGATCGCTCCCCCTACTCGGCACTGCGCGCGTTCACGGTCATTGAAGGAATGCACGCGTGGGAAGAGGAGCCAGAGACGCGTGACTTGATTGCGCTCCGCGCTCCTTCCTTTGTGCTGCGCGACATGCCAGCACTCATTACTGAAAAATACCTTTTGCAGCATCGCGCGTTGCGTTGTAAGTGGACGGCGGTGCACAACGCACAGCGGTATACGGTGACGTTAAAAAACAAGAAGACAGATGCGGTACTGCAAACGGCAACTACCACAGGGGTGGAGTTCTCATTTACCAACTTAGCGCACCTTGAGGAAGGGTCATTTCATTGGGTCATACAGGCACACACAGAGCAGGAAGGCTATGAGCCTGCAAGTGCACAGGTGGTGCGCGCGTTCACCATACGGGTGTCTGAACTTGAAAGGCCGCGCGCAAAAGAAATTGTCCATTATGAGTATCATTAG
- a CDS encoding adenylate/guanylate cyclase domain-containing protein has product MSRKNANQKIVWPLTTKLIGIISTVVVLATIAVTAMASWFFASSLHSNAELNNLAAAENFAAQIKGEFEAIATSAKSFVSLGLRSGARMHSRSALSKDFFSFYPRIGYIGVGGVAELWNGDFFKKNQLRVADARRFLADNAQVISTLQTAPATLNAAPWFKAQIIAIVAPFEVDGATRNVVVIFSADVVQHLLESGASSGTMYAVTWAGNSLYHPEYSLNYSNINLQDSPVVRDLRESTQLTKQISFIGTDNKRYFGAFAKQTFGKFAIVLETPMSVVYQAVYYAIILDGILTGMVLLASILLVWFIAQSITRPILTLVGATHAISSGQFLLDIKPSSKDEIGLLTETFVSMGRGLAERERMKEAFGKFVNRDIAEKAMKGELALGGERKTATIFFSDVRSFTEMSEKLPPEDVVEFLNEYMSCMVDCIEQTGGVVDKFIGDAIMAIWGAPVSLGSARLDALQSMKAVFLMRESLIQLNEKRVACSKPRIGIGCGVNTGSCVAGQIGSSKRMEYTVIGDAVNTASRIEALNKPFGTDFLISENTYELVKDMLIVEKMPPITVKGKREPLNVYAAINLKGHDGPQTLDELRALLSIEKPGLSADPDFEEKKCEVI; this is encoded by the coding sequence ATGAGCAGAAAGAACGCGAATCAGAAAATTGTGTGGCCGCTTACGACGAAACTCATCGGTATTATCAGCACGGTGGTGGTGCTCGCCACCATTGCGGTTACGGCCATGGCTTCCTGGTTCTTCGCTTCGAGTCTGCACAGTAATGCTGAGCTTAATAATCTTGCCGCTGCGGAGAACTTTGCTGCGCAAATCAAAGGGGAATTCGAAGCCATTGCCACAAGCGCCAAGTCCTTCGTTTCCCTTGGCCTCAGAAGTGGCGCGCGCATGCACTCGCGGTCCGCACTTTCTAAAGATTTTTTTTCCTTTTACCCGCGCATCGGCTACATCGGAGTCGGCGGTGTAGCCGAGCTGTGGAACGGTGACTTCTTCAAGAAAAATCAGCTGCGGGTGGCAGACGCTCGTCGCTTCCTAGCTGACAACGCACAGGTTATTTCCACACTTCAAACTGCCCCAGCCACGCTCAACGCCGCCCCCTGGTTTAAAGCGCAGATCATTGCTATCGTCGCGCCCTTTGAAGTTGACGGCGCTACGCGTAACGTTGTGGTTATCTTCTCAGCGGATGTCGTTCAGCACCTGCTAGAATCTGGAGCCTCCTCCGGAACCATGTATGCCGTCACCTGGGCGGGGAACTCCCTGTACCACCCGGAATACTCTCTCAATTACAGCAACATTAACTTGCAGGACTCGCCCGTTGTGCGCGATTTACGCGAATCTACACAGCTGACCAAACAAATCAGCTTCATCGGCACGGACAACAAGCGCTACTTCGGCGCGTTCGCCAAGCAAACCTTTGGAAAGTTCGCCATAGTCCTAGAAACGCCTATGAGTGTGGTGTACCAGGCAGTATATTACGCGATTATCCTCGACGGTATCCTCACCGGCATGGTGCTCCTCGCCTCTATCTTGCTTGTCTGGTTCATTGCGCAGTCTATCACCCGCCCTATCCTTACCCTCGTCGGCGCAACGCACGCTATCAGCTCAGGACAGTTCCTCCTGGATATCAAGCCTTCAAGCAAAGACGAAATTGGCCTCCTCACCGAAACATTCGTGAGTATGGGGCGTGGTCTGGCAGAACGGGAACGCATGAAAGAAGCGTTTGGCAAATTTGTAAATAGAGACATCGCAGAGAAGGCCATGAAGGGAGAGCTCGCACTGGGAGGGGAACGGAAAACCGCTACCATTTTTTTCTCAGACGTGCGCTCCTTTACTGAGATGTCGGAGAAGCTTCCCCCTGAGGACGTAGTAGAGTTTCTCAACGAGTACATGAGCTGTATGGTAGACTGCATCGAGCAGACAGGCGGCGTGGTGGACAAGTTTATTGGAGATGCGATTATGGCGATATGGGGAGCGCCAGTTTCCCTCGGCTCTGCACGCTTAGACGCATTGCAGAGCATGAAAGCGGTCTTCCTCATGCGCGAAAGCCTTATTCAACTGAACGAAAAGCGCGTCGCATGCTCAAAGCCTCGCATTGGCATCGGATGCGGCGTAAACACAGGCTCCTGCGTCGCAGGTCAAATCGGCTCTTCCAAACGTATGGAATACACCGTCATCGGAGACGCGGTGAACACCGCAAGCAGGATCGAAGCACTGAATAAGCCGTTCGGCACTGACTTTCTTATCTCCGAAAACACATATGAGCTTGTTAAAGATATGCTTATAGTGGAGAAAATGCCCCCCATAACGGTAAAAGGAAAACGAGAACCACTGAATGTGTACGCTGCTATCAATCTAAAGGGGCATGACGGACCGCAGACGCTCGATGAGCTGCGTGCACTTCTTTCCATTGAAAAGCCGGGGCTTTCTGCCGACCCTGACTTCGAAGAAAAGAAGTGTGAAGTTATCTAA
- a CDS encoding P83/100 family protein, with protein sequence MKNVLPMCAVLGAGCLFALEVDRRELERANATVEFENFAGTHTDVDSAAAIRRIGEGLASALRGGVAGDRARYALIHAVGPHTTNGFDADILIIGAQARVDHIDNIREIVAAYLSAAYGYRLQDARTIATFTTVYNAVYRADLPTFKARYKGVVTAHLSPEHVGIARRFDQWPGKTQLVIPLSGHSDALSAVDTGAISDKRVVERLREDPDKNVDLRRDMIDLKEREAQEGTRRAQQLAQQSQQAQERAAELSTQAQRAQAHADKTRREAQQAQQAAQNSPDPARTQEAKEKERVAERAQQEAQQAAHTAQKATEQAESLAREARSQEQRAQQKSAEAQRERLEVAGDMQRMMNAGRAKATHGAQEARESVTPCYGLKVVDAQHLLSEIVLVDPKTEAPLRSSSLRTVRNRLLYSEPHALVAIADTTGNGTVRLVHIDPKTLEVTKESTQRIAAQSFLLREEEHYYAVIDENGSHFLGRFTKNLELTTRSAAQVTPYTAVTVTPRGIMVQTKEKGMALLHTRTLADALPRT encoded by the coding sequence ATGAAGAACGTGCTGCCCATGTGTGCCGTGTTGGGCGCAGGCTGTCTTTTTGCACTCGAGGTGGATCGCCGTGAGCTTGAGCGTGCAAACGCCACGGTAGAGTTTGAAAATTTTGCAGGAACCCACACGGACGTAGATAGCGCCGCCGCTATCAGGCGCATCGGGGAGGGCTTGGCCTCTGCACTGCGCGGCGGTGTTGCGGGGGATCGTGCGCGTTACGCGCTTATTCACGCAGTAGGTCCCCACACGACCAATGGCTTTGATGCAGACATCCTCATCATTGGCGCACAGGCACGGGTGGACCATATCGACAACATACGCGAGATCGTCGCCGCCTATCTTTCTGCCGCCTATGGCTATCGCCTGCAGGACGCACGCACGATAGCAACCTTCACAACGGTGTACAACGCGGTGTATCGTGCAGACCTTCCCACATTCAAGGCGCGCTACAAGGGGGTGGTAACGGCGCATCTCTCCCCCGAGCACGTCGGTATTGCGCGCCGTTTCGATCAGTGGCCGGGAAAAACGCAGCTCGTCATTCCCCTTTCCGGGCACTCTGACGCACTCAGCGCAGTGGACACCGGCGCCATTTCTGACAAGCGGGTGGTGGAGCGGCTGCGTGAAGATCCGGACAAGAACGTTGATCTGCGCAGGGACATGATTGACCTTAAAGAGCGGGAGGCGCAGGAAGGAACGCGCCGGGCCCAACAACTAGCACAGCAGTCACAGCAGGCGCAGGAGCGCGCGGCGGAGCTGTCCACTCAGGCTCAGCGCGCCCAGGCACACGCGGACAAGACACGCCGAGAAGCTCAGCAAGCTCAGCAGGCGGCGCAGAACTCACCGGACCCGGCGCGTACGCAGGAAGCAAAAGAGAAGGAGCGCGTCGCCGAGCGTGCGCAGCAGGAAGCTCAGCAGGCGGCTCACACTGCGCAGAAGGCAACCGAACAGGCCGAGAGCCTCGCGCGTGAAGCGCGCAGTCAGGAGCAGCGAGCACAGCAGAAAAGTGCAGAAGCACAACGGGAGCGGTTGGAGGTTGCCGGTGACATGCAGCGCATGATGAATGCAGGGCGCGCGAAAGCGACGCACGGCGCACAGGAAGCGCGTGAAAGTGTCACGCCCTGCTACGGCCTTAAGGTGGTGGATGCCCAGCACTTGTTATCGGAAATCGTGCTCGTTGATCCAAAGACTGAAGCGCCTTTGCGTTCTTCTTCCCTACGGACCGTCCGCAACCGGCTCCTGTACAGCGAGCCTCACGCGCTCGTCGCCATTGCTGACACGACAGGGAACGGCACCGTCCGCCTCGTGCACATAGACCCAAAGACGCTGGAGGTAACCAAAGAGAGTACCCAGCGTATAGCTGCGCAAAGTTTTCTCTTGAGGGAAGAGGAGCACTACTATGCGGTGATCGACGAAAATGGCAGCCACTTCCTGGGACGCTTTACCAAAAATCTTGAGCTGACTACTCGTTCTGCAGCGCAGGTGACGCCTTATACCGCCGTCACCGTCACTCCGCGCGGAATTATGGTGCAAACAAAAGAGAAAGGTATGGCCCTATTGCACACACGGACGCTCGCCGACGCGCTACCCAGAACATGA
- a CDS encoding PQQ-binding-like beta-propeller repeat protein, which yields MVLAGQNVTQPVRYDSLIYTFSADRALNCVNSKGSFVWRRNCPVVGTPFLSVSDDGLVYVSEVSGRVWVFSSQGIPVREFAVLPAATRGAKRAVNAANGGLCTAPVILRDGRLLYTTAHALLCFSSTGQRLWSQKLGAKPLLPPTDAKTREFFITGPQGTVEYWSIFGEKKGALRASGSVRALTSTPRGYVVATDQGLWRVRTDTLNSTPDKTQAGKTAKQHQAPVPVRISTQRSCVALFATENMLIALFADGAVRAYDADGENELFSLTLPCTFSSAAQCRVQGDEIVLSDTARAITLSAGGALKWNISLYETPFTPLITTDGLVVSAGGWVLNAYRAETRLIDHTPIYNRDSYFHVLGSSRRAHVQEAPPSRPAAPAKRSPYDSIFSSDPFFSSPAPAKNSGKTDNAQETHTTSPPGPYATPELLLQAVQTSLKEGNVGPREPAYARSLHALLTSPHHARARAPAVTSARRAQAATLLGALGAHEYRDALLELLKEQDYTVLEGILKGLTRCTFGLDERALLALYRVTRAKDARAESLMRAACDALAACARSAPRTLSEKAVSELSRISTGAFPYTIRAYARTLVQSMLR from the coding sequence GTGGTCCTTGCAGGGCAGAACGTAACACAGCCGGTGCGTTACGATTCGCTCATCTATACATTTAGCGCAGATCGCGCCCTCAACTGCGTAAACTCCAAAGGATCCTTCGTGTGGCGCAGAAACTGCCCCGTAGTCGGCACTCCCTTTCTCAGCGTTTCTGACGATGGACTCGTGTACGTAAGCGAGGTTAGCGGACGCGTATGGGTTTTCTCCAGCCAGGGCATACCCGTCCGAGAATTTGCTGTCCTGCCTGCTGCCACGCGCGGTGCAAAGCGTGCGGTGAACGCGGCGAACGGGGGGCTGTGCACCGCGCCTGTAATTTTAAGAGACGGACGGCTGCTGTACACCACCGCACACGCCCTGCTGTGCTTCAGCAGTACCGGCCAGCGCCTGTGGAGTCAGAAGCTTGGCGCAAAGCCCCTCCTTCCTCCGACAGATGCAAAAACGCGCGAATTTTTCATCACGGGCCCGCAGGGAACCGTGGAGTACTGGTCCATATTTGGAGAAAAAAAAGGCGCCCTGCGCGCATCAGGGTCCGTACGTGCGCTGACGAGCACCCCACGCGGGTACGTCGTTGCCACGGATCAGGGCCTGTGGCGCGTGCGCACTGACACGCTAAACAGTACGCCTGATAAGACTCAGGCGGGAAAGACCGCGAAGCAGCACCAGGCGCCGGTGCCGGTGCGCATCAGCACACAGCGCTCTTGTGTCGCTCTTTTTGCTACTGAAAACATGCTCATCGCCCTTTTTGCAGACGGTGCGGTGCGTGCCTACGACGCAGATGGGGAAAATGAGCTTTTCTCGCTCACACTTCCGTGTACCTTTTCCTCGGCTGCCCAGTGCCGCGTACAGGGGGACGAAATAGTGCTCAGCGATACAGCGCGGGCGATTACCCTCAGCGCAGGAGGCGCGCTGAAGTGGAACATTTCGCTGTACGAAACACCGTTTACTCCGCTTATCACCACGGACGGGCTCGTAGTATCTGCAGGCGGTTGGGTACTCAACGCATACCGTGCAGAAACAAGACTCATTGACCACACGCCCATATACAACCGCGATAGCTATTTTCACGTGCTCGGTTCTTCACGCCGTGCACACGTGCAAGAGGCTCCCCCTTCTCGCCCTGCTGCCCCTGCTAAGCGGTCGCCTTATGACTCAATCTTCTCCTCCGACCCGTTCTTCTCTTCCCCCGCTCCTGCAAAAAACAGCGGAAAGACAGACAACGCGCAAGAGACGCACACAACGTCGCCGCCCGGACCGTACGCCACCCCTGAGCTTCTCCTTCAGGCAGTGCAAACATCCCTGAAGGAAGGAAATGTAGGACCTCGAGAACCGGCCTATGCCCGCTCGTTGCACGCGCTTCTTACTTCACCGCATCACGCCCGCGCACGGGCGCCTGCAGTGACCTCTGCCAGGAGAGCGCAGGCAGCAACGCTGTTAGGAGCCTTAGGCGCACACGAATACCGAGACGCGCTCCTTGAGCTTCTCAAAGAGCAGGACTACACCGTGCTCGAAGGTATCCTCAAAGGGCTCACCCGCTGCACGTTCGGCCTCGATGAGCGGGCACTACTTGCGCTGTACCGAGTCACGCGTGCTAAGGACGCACGCGCCGAGTCGCTGATGCGTGCAGCGTGCGATGCACTCGCTGCATGCGCGCGCAGTGCACCGCGCACCCTTTCTGAAAAGGCAGTCTCAGAACTCTCCCGCATCTCCACGGGGGCTTTCCCGTACACCATACGGGCCTATGCAAGAACTCTCGTTCAGAGTATGCTACGCTGA